From a single Miscanthus floridulus cultivar M001 chromosome 8, ASM1932011v1, whole genome shotgun sequence genomic region:
- the LOC136474335 gene encoding transcription repressor MYB6-like, producing the protein MEGQFGWGREEGGWRKGPWTAQEDKLLVEYVRQHGEGRWNSVAKLTGLKRSGKSCRLRWVNYLRPDLKRGKITPQEESLILELHALWGNRWSTIARSLPGRTDNEIKNYWRTHFKKGKPSKNIERARARFLKQRREMQSQLLLQGQDQQQQEKQIDHDDDDDGDASRETVPAAVSLAQQNEEDLRILQQDMDDLLFQFCPMATCTSSSCLLPGGSASASEEGSSGDHQLDGGATWGWGSLWNLDDVVDDVDGGACGWDSSFPLLQDQGLAFY; encoded by the exons ATGGAAGGGCAGTTTGGTtggggaagagaggagggagggtGGAGGAAAGGGCCATGGACGGCGCAGGAAGATAAGCTCCTGGTCGAGTACGTCAGGCAGCATGGAGAAGGGAGGTGGAATTCTGTCGCCAAGCTGACTG GTCTGAAGCGAAGCGGCAAGAGTTGCCGGCTTCGGTGGGTGAACTACCTGAGGCCCGACCTAAAGAGAGGCAAGATCACGCCGCAGGAGGAGAGCCTCATACTCGAGCTCCACGCCCTGTGGGGAAACAG ATGGTCAACGATCGCGCGCAGCCTGCCGGGGCGGACGGACAACGAGATCAAGAACTACTGGCGGACGCACTTCAAGAAGGGCAAGCCGTCCAAGAACATCGAGCGCGCCAGGGCGCGGTTCCTCAAGCAGCGCCGCGAGATGCAGAGCCAGCTGCTGCTGCAGGGACAAGACCAACAGCAGCAGGAGAAACAGATCGatcacgacgacgacgacgatggcgacgCCAGCAGGGAGACGGTGCCGGCGGCCGTTTCACTGGCGCAGCAGAACGAGGAGGACCTGCGGATTCTGCAGCAGGACATGGACGACCTGCTGTTCCAGTTCTGCCCAATGGCCACctgcacctcctcctcctgcctCCTCCCCGGCGGCAGCGCGTCGGCGAGCGAGGAGGGGTCCAGCGGGGATCACCagctcgacggcggcgccacGTGGGGGTGGGGCAGTCTGTGGAACCTCGACGACGTGGTGGATGACGTCGATGGCGGCGCCTGCGGCTGGGACAGCAGCTTCCCATTGCTGCAGGATCAAGGGCTCGCTTTCTACTAG